ATATCTATCTGTTCTTCAACTGCCCCGGAATGGTTAAACCGCGCTAAGAGGGTTTCCATTTTTCCCTTTAACTCCACTAAATCAGGCCGTTCATAGCTGATCTGACTGAATTTTGTACCAGAACTATTCATACGGCAAAATTAGATGGTTCCACGGGCATTTTTGTACAATAATTTCTATTCTCTTACCCATTCTTTTTGAACATAGACTTTTTCAATAATACCATGGATGGAGGGATGTAGTTTACCTACACGTACCTTTAATGCATTTATTGCAGGAAAGGTTTTATTTAACGTATTAATAATACGGTTGCAAACTGTTTCAAGCAGTTCCATTCTTAGCAGCATTATTTCCTTTACTAAAAAATACACTTGTTCATAATTGATGGTACTCTCTAATGCTTCTTCATGAAAGGTGCTGTCTGAAATTTCCAAATAAATATCCACCATTATTGTATTTTTTAGTACCTGCTCTTCCTGATAATGGCCAATAGCAGCATTAAACCTTAAACCTTCCAGGGCAATTAGAGTCATTAGAATAAAACATCAAATATAGCTACATCCTGCTATGGGATTAATTACTCGGCAATGTAAGCAGGGGATGTATTAAGATTGTAATTGTCAGATGTCCGCAAATAGTTCATTCTCAATTGCACATATAGTTAAATCCATACACCTAATAATTAAACTTTCTGCGGTTAAATTTCAGAATCACACGATTGCATTCTACTTTTGCACACCCAAATACCTATTTGTTAGCTTCCTTGTTATACATTAATATATCCCTAAAGTTTTTACAACATGCGTGACGATCAGTTCCAGCATCCGGATTATTTTTTAGTTGATGAGTTATTGAGTGAGGAACAAAAGTTAA
The nucleotide sequence above comes from Chitinophagales bacterium. Encoded proteins:
- the folB gene encoding dihydroneopterin aldolase; its protein translation is MTLIALEGLRFNAAIGHYQEEQVLKNTIMVDIYLEISDSTFHEEALESTINYEQVYFLVKEIMLLRMELLETVCNRIINTLNKTFPAINALKVRVGKLHPSIHGIIEKVYVQKEWVRE